The sequence below is a genomic window from Sulfuracidifex metallicus DSM 6482 = JCM 9184.
TGGTTTAGCATATTCTGAAATAGCAAGCGCTATCCCTAAAACTGGAGGAATAGTAAGATATCCACACTATACTCATGGTAGCTATACTGGATATATCCTAGGCTTTCTATATCTCCTTTCGGCAATTACTTTGCCTGCCATTGAGGCAGAAGGAGCCATAGAATATATTTCTAGCGTAAACCCTAATTTTATACTTTCTTACACAACCACTATAAACGGTAGCACAGTTACAGTGCTTAATTACGAAGGATTAGGTTTAGCATTCCTGTTGATGTTGTTCTTCTTCTTCCTAAACTACGGGGGAATAAAGGTTCTAGGAAAGTCCAACACCGGAATAACGGCATGGAAAGTTGTAATACCCACCATTACTTTCATTCTATTATTTGCAGTTTACCATTCAGCTAACTTTAGTTCTTATGGAGGCTTATTTCCATCAAACGTAACTGACGCTTCTTCTGGAATCATAGGACCTGCAGCTATGCTTTACGCTATTCCAAGCTCTGGAATAATATTTTCCTATTTAGGATTTAGACAAGCGGTAGAGTACTCAGGAGAAGCAAGAAACCCTCAAAAAGACGTAGGTAGAGCAGTCATACTCTCCTTAATATTAGGAATAACAATATACACAATGTTACAAGTTTCTTTCATAGGGGCTTTAGATTGGGGTAAAGCAGGAATAACTCCAGGAGACTGGGGAGCGTTATTGAGTAGTAACTTTGCTTCCTCGCCATTCTACTCTGAATTTACTTCTACTGGAATAGCTCTGTTTGGGGCTTGGGGAACTATCCTTCTGATAGACGCAATAATATCTCCAACTGGAACAGGTTTGGTATATACTGGAACCTCTACCAGAACTATATACGGTCTTGCGATGGACTCATATTTCCCTAATATATTCGCTAAAGTAGGTAGGACTGGAATTCCATTCTTTGCACTTCTAGCATCATTGATAGTAGGGAGCATATTCCTTGCTCCATTCCCAAGCTGGTACCTATTGGTAGGTTTCATTTCCTCGGCTACTGTCTTTACTTATATAATGGGAGGAATAGGTTTAGAGTCACTAAGGAGAAATGCATCTGACCTAAAAAGACCTTATAGAGTACCTGCAGCTAGAATAATTGCCCCTATAGCTACCATTGCTGCTATATTGATAGTTTATTGGTCCGGCTTCACTACATTATTTTACATATTGAGCGGCCTTACTATAGGCGTGCCTCTATTCTGGTTATACTACGCTGTAAACCACATAAAAATGAATAGAACTCTAGCTTACCTATTAGGTATAGGACAACTCCTAGCGTCGTTAGGCTTGATATCCTTCGGGTATTATAACGTAATATTAAATTCCTCACCCAGCTTAGAATCCTCCTTTATTCTGTACTATCTAGGCTTCATAGGTATGCTTGTAGTACCAACAATAATAGGCTACTCCTTCTCTAATGAGGAGGGTAGGAGAGAGATAAAGAGTGGTTTCTGGCTCATAGGTCTAATATTGGTACTATACGCGACAAGTTTCTTCGGAGGCTTCGGTCCTTTGAGTTCTCCTCTAATACCATTCCCTGAGGATACTATAGTAGCTGCAATAGTAGGTCTTATTTTCCACTTTGCAGCAGTGAGGAGCGCATTTAGGACTGAAGAAATAGAAAGGATAATAGAGGAACAGGAAGGTTAATATATTTTAATTACTTTTTTAACTTATATACTAAAGTATAATTATGCTTATAATGATTTTCTGTAAATTGTCTTATTTTTATCCTATGTGGTTTCCATGTTCGTATGTTCTGTGTATATATTCAACGTTAATAATTAAAAACGAGCTAATCTTTAACCATGTTCCAGATTGCTATAGCTGCACATAGCTCTCCTCCTTCAGAGGATTTGTCAAAAAAGGCTAGAGAGTTCGTGCAGTTCATAAAGGGAAATGAAGTGGCAATTTTGTTGGGAGGATATTGGGGTCTCATGAAGGTTGTTGCAGACGAAGCTATAAAGGATGATATCCCAGTGATCATGATCTTACCGATAGAGAGGAATATTGAAGTACCGAAGGAAGTCATGAGAATCGATAGTGGAATGGAGTACAGAGCAAGGTCTGTTCCTCTAATTAGATCAGCCGATGCTGTTGTAGCCCTAGGAGGAGGTGCTGGAACTATCATAGAGATTTTGTTAGCTTACGCAATGGGAAAACCCACATTTATCTTGAAGGGAAATGGAATGAGCTCAGACTTGTTAGAGAAGGCCTTTCCCCAATATGTGGACGAGAGAAAT
It includes:
- a CDS encoding LOG family protein yields the protein MFQIAIAAHSSPPSEDLSKKAREFVQFIKGNEVAILLGGYWGLMKVVADEAIKDDIPVIMILPIERNIEVPKEVMRIDSGMEYRARSVPLIRSADAVVALGGGAGTIIEILLAYAMGKPTFILKGNGMSSDLLEKAFPQYVDERNVAKLNFFNDVKELAKHVLSVNGNKGVEERFG
- a CDS encoding APC family permease, which produces MASETEVKNSDKLLRKQLNLLDLTFLSMGGIIGSGWLFASLDAASTAGPSAILSWLIAGFLIIFVGLAYSEIASAIPKTGGIVRYPHYTHGSYTGYILGFLYLLSAITLPAIEAEGAIEYISSVNPNFILSYTTTINGSTVTVLNYEGLGLAFLLMLFFFFLNYGGIKVLGKSNTGITAWKVVIPTITFILLFAVYHSANFSSYGGLFPSNVTDASSGIIGPAAMLYAIPSSGIIFSYLGFRQAVEYSGEARNPQKDVGRAVILSLILGITIYTMLQVSFIGALDWGKAGITPGDWGALLSSNFASSPFYSEFTSTGIALFGAWGTILLIDAIISPTGTGLVYTGTSTRTIYGLAMDSYFPNIFAKVGRTGIPFFALLASLIVGSIFLAPFPSWYLLVGFISSATVFTYIMGGIGLESLRRNASDLKRPYRVPAARIIAPIATIAAILIVYWSGFTTLFYILSGLTIGVPLFWLYYAVNHIKMNRTLAYLLGIGQLLASLGLISFGYYNVILNSSPSLESSFILYYLGFIGMLVVPTIIGYSFSNEEGRREIKSGFWLIGLILVLYATSFFGGFGPLSSPLIPFPEDTIVAAIVGLIFHFAAVRSAFRTEEIERIIEEQEG